One stretch of Verrucomicrobiia bacterium DNA includes these proteins:
- a CDS encoding GNAT family N-acetyltransferase, translated as MNTPANITIQTADPLSETATRLLAEFSADIAQRYADMGEGEPDSFNPAELLQPRHAFVLATRDGHPVGCGALCPLYTNTAEFRRIYVSPSARRLGLGRAILTELEKLAGVLGYQTIRLETGTRQPEAIALYERYGFHRIPAFGRYIGDPVSLCFEKPVKTGIRSL; from the coding sequence TTGAACACCCCTGCAAACATCACCATCCAAACCGCCGACCCGCTCAGCGAAACCGCCACCCGTTTGCTCGCTGAATTCTCAGCCGACATCGCTCAACGCTACGCTGACATGGGTGAAGGCGAACCCGACTCTTTCAATCCCGCTGAACTCCTCCAACCGCGCCATGCCTTCGTCCTCGCCACTCGCGATGGCCACCCTGTCGGGTGCGGTGCCCTCTGCCCCTTGTATACCAACACAGCCGAATTCCGTCGCATCTACGTTTCACCCTCAGCGCGCCGCCTTGGCCTTGGCCGCGCGATACTGACTGAACTCGAAAAACTCGCTGGTGTTCTGGGCTACCAAACCATCCGCCTCGAAACCGGCACCCGCCAGCCCGAAGCCATCGCCCTCTACGAACGCTACGGCTTTCACCGCATCCCCGCCTTCGGCCGCTACATCGGCGACCCCGTCAGCCTCTGCTTCGAGAAACCAGTTAAGACAGGTATTCGATCGCTGTAA
- a CDS encoding glycosyltransferase, whose amino-acid sequence MLSFIIPAHNEARSIAACIQAIRQSAQSLDQPYEIIVVNDASTDDTAQLAEQHGAKVLNVTHRHIAATRNSGGRAAQGDILFFIDADTLINPRYLKSALKALEKGRVGGGGIPAFDKPLPLWFYFGYPIFWLGIHLLRQPGGSSLFCTRAAFIATGGFNETYYAAEDAIFVSALKKQGRITLAGTVLTSGRKARTYSLWYFLRTLFTVGAKGPKGLQHRQDLDIWYDSKRE is encoded by the coding sequence ATGCTCTCCTTCATCATCCCCGCCCACAATGAAGCGAGATCCATCGCCGCCTGCATACAAGCCATCCGCCAATCCGCTCAATCATTGGATCAACCCTACGAAATCATCGTCGTAAACGATGCCTCCACGGACGACACCGCCCAACTTGCCGAGCAACACGGAGCCAAAGTCCTTAACGTCACCCACCGCCACATCGCCGCCACTCGAAACTCCGGTGGACGCGCCGCCCAAGGCGACATCCTCTTCTTCATCGACGCCGACACCCTCATCAACCCACGCTATCTCAAGTCAGCCCTAAAGGCTTTGGAAAAAGGCCGAGTTGGTGGCGGTGGCATCCCAGCTTTCGATAAACCGCTCCCGCTATGGTTCTACTTCGGCTACCCCATCTTCTGGCTCGGCATTCATCTCCTCAGACAACCCGGCGGCTCATCACTCTTCTGCACCCGCGCCGCCTTCATCGCCACTGGTGGCTTCAACGAAACCTACTACGCCGCCGAAGACGCCATCTTCGTCTCCGCCCTGAAAAAACAAGGTCGCATCACCCTCGCTGGAACCGTCCTCACCTCCGGACGCAAAGCCCGCACCTACTCCCTCTGGTATTTCCTCCGCACCCTGTTTACAGTCGGTGCAAAAGGTCCCAAGGGCCTCCAACACCGCCAAGACCTGGACATCTGGTATGACTCCAAACGCGAATAG
- a CDS encoding alpha/beta hydrolase-fold protein, whose translation MKSPVLLCTILLAASFLHAADAPKASSPDDQYKKLTPDSMEQPGVPKGKVTEYEWNDSKIYPNTVRKYSVYVPAQYDASKPACVFVCQDGVMYKAPTVFDNLIHKKEMPVTIGIFIRPGDRPMKPGEPPRKRPDGRPASATNRSTEYDTLSDVYSKFLLEEILPEVGKKYNLTKDPEGRCIAGSSSGGICAWTVCWERPDQFRKCFTTVGSFTNIRGGNKYPELVKNTEKKPIRIFQQDGSNDIVNQFGSWPEANKAMAAALKEKGYDHKFVFGEGVHSANHGTQLFPEAMKWMWRDYKK comes from the coding sequence ATGAAATCTCCAGTGCTGCTTTGCACAATTTTGCTGGCCGCTTCATTTTTGCATGCGGCTGATGCACCGAAGGCCTCTTCACCAGATGACCAATACAAGAAGCTCACGCCGGACTCCATGGAGCAGCCGGGTGTGCCAAAGGGGAAGGTCACGGAATACGAGTGGAACGACAGCAAGATTTACCCTAATACGGTGCGAAAGTATTCTGTGTATGTCCCGGCACAGTATGATGCGAGCAAGCCTGCGTGTGTGTTCGTCTGCCAGGATGGCGTGATGTATAAGGCGCCGACGGTGTTCGATAATTTGATACACAAGAAGGAGATGCCGGTGACGATTGGTATCTTCATCCGGCCGGGTGACAGGCCGATGAAGCCGGGTGAACCGCCGCGCAAGCGTCCGGATGGACGTCCAGCATCCGCTACGAATCGCAGCACGGAATATGACACGTTGAGCGATGTGTATTCCAAGTTCCTGCTGGAGGAGATCCTGCCGGAGGTGGGCAAGAAGTATAATCTGACGAAAGATCCGGAAGGCCGATGCATCGCGGGCAGCAGTTCGGGTGGCATCTGTGCGTGGACGGTTTGTTGGGAGCGTCCGGATCAGTTCCGCAAGTGCTTTACCACAGTGGGCAGCTTTACGAACATCCGTGGGGGGAACAAGTATCCTGAACTGGTGAAGAACACGGAGAAGAAACCGATCCGTATCTTCCAGCAGGACGGTTCCAATGACATCGTGAACCAGTTCGGCTCCTGGCCGGAGGCGAACAAGGCGATGGCGGCAGCGCTGAAGGAGAAGGGGTATGACCACAAGTTTGTCTTTGGCGAAGGTGTGCATAGTGCGAATCATGGCACGCAACTGTTCCCGGAGGCGATGAAGTGGATGTGGCGGGACTATAAGAAATAA
- a CDS encoding DUF1287 domain-containing protein, whose protein sequence is MFWPTGATGVGCFLLLFPLLCFAEINAQKLVTSACSQIGITKSYDPAYRTLSYPGGDVPKETGVCTDVIIRALRQQSLDLQKEVHEDMRANFSAYPKKWGLTKPDKNIDHRRVPNLMTYFKRKGYSQTITQKPADYLPGDIVTWDLGNGITHIGLVSDRRSSKGIPLIIHNIGSGTQEEDLLFGFTITGHYRLK, encoded by the coding sequence ATGTTTTGGCCAACCGGTGCAACCGGTGTTGGATGTTTCCTGCTTCTGTTCCCGCTACTTTGCTTCGCCGAAATCAATGCCCAAAAACTCGTCACCTCCGCCTGCTCCCAGATCGGCATCACCAAATCCTACGACCCTGCCTACCGCACCCTGAGCTACCCCGGCGGCGATGTCCCCAAGGAAACCGGCGTCTGCACCGATGTCATCATCCGCGCCCTGCGCCAGCAATCCCTCGATCTCCAAAAAGAAGTCCACGAAGACATGCGCGCGAACTTCTCCGCTTACCCAAAGAAATGGGGCCTCACCAAGCCCGATAAAAACATCGACCACCGCCGCGTCCCCAACCTGATGACCTATTTCAAACGCAAAGGCTATTCACAGACTATCACCCAAAAGCCCGCTGATTATCTCCCCGGCGACATCGTCACTTGGGACCTCGGCAACGGTATCACCCACATCGGCCTCGTCTCCGATCGTCGGAGCTCAAAAGGCATTCCCCTCATCATCCACAATATCGGCTCCGGCACCCAAGAAGAAGACCTCCTGTTCGGCTTCACCATCACCGGCCACTACCGCCTAAAGTGA
- a CDS encoding nucleoside monophosphate kinase, which produces MKYKTILLFGAPGAGKGTQGKILGTIPNYYHCACGDVFRNLTVSSELGKIFIEYSSKGLLVPDEHTVNLWRRNIEGSRQLGYFEPTTDTLVLDGIPRNVAQAEMLKDTLDVKGILYLTCQDMEKMVQRLQRRALRENRLDDANLDVIRTRLATYDKETKPVLDYYGPQLVHNIDSTNSPVQVLRSILDILVKL; this is translated from the coding sequence ATGAAGTACAAGACGATATTGCTCTTCGGTGCGCCCGGCGCGGGCAAGGGCACGCAAGGCAAGATTCTCGGGACCATCCCCAATTATTATCACTGCGCATGTGGTGATGTCTTCCGCAATCTGACCGTCAGCAGCGAGTTGGGTAAAATCTTTATCGAGTATTCCAGCAAGGGTTTGCTGGTGCCGGATGAACATACGGTGAATCTTTGGCGACGGAACATCGAAGGCAGCCGTCAGCTTGGCTACTTCGAGCCGACGACAGATACGCTGGTGCTGGATGGTATCCCTCGCAACGTCGCGCAGGCGGAGATGCTCAAAGACACGCTCGATGTGAAGGGCATCTTGTATCTCACCTGCCAGGACATGGAGAAGATGGTGCAGCGTTTGCAACGCCGCGCTCTTCGCGAGAACCGTCTGGATGATGCGAACTTGGATGTCATCCGCACGCGTCTGGCCACGTATGACAAGGAGACGAAGCCGGTGCTGGATTACTACGGTCCGCAACTGGTCCACAACATCGACTCCACGAATTCTCCCGTGCAGGTTCTGCGGTCCATCTTGGACATTTTGGTGAAACTTTAA
- a CDS encoding DUF4404 family protein encodes MIKDTIARIEAQIQNSTSLTPERREELNELLDTLKAEVNQLTDSGKSIVSRTVETGDAPELLQSSLDDLTQSAAKFEKSHPRLFQAAQSITNTLSNIGI; translated from the coding sequence ATGATAAAAGATACGATCGCAAGAATCGAAGCCCAGATACAGAACTCGACGTCTCTCACCCCTGAGCGGCGCGAAGAGTTGAATGAATTGTTGGATACTTTGAAAGCTGAGGTCAATCAGTTGACCGATAGCGGCAAGAGTATTGTTTCCAGAACAGTCGAGACGGGTGATGCTCCTGAATTGCTGCAGAGTTCTCTGGATGATCTGACCCAGTCCGCTGCCAAATTCGAGAAATCCCATCCCCGACTGTTTCAGGCGGCGCAGTCCATCACGAATACACTGTCGAATATTGGGATTTGA
- a CDS encoding DUF6797 domain-containing protein: MQMYTDKLQKIVALTLLALSAIQVSAAPAQPKAEYREHIPYLAATISSDTTSLKGLAIKVGTTNEPAAICFDTELLRVSAGWTGGFVQGVNMMSRGQYPTNIGKIVFSSDAIPGWVVDGKFGDPRKDPHGPLPKSVAHYRGLYLNESVPVMAYTVANAEVLEQVKSTDSLFTRTLEVSAHTVPFHVLVARVKEKPSITQAETMKLAESGFDVWCDGLGVATKWEVRDGHLYLVLPAAKNTQNVSVSIGKIEQRVAVKAVTSLKPLTQGGPARWPQTVTVKGLSGLNNSAYTVDTIPVPFENSYQADMLLAGVDFFSDGRAAVCTFHGDVWIVSGLDDKLQNVTWKRYAAGMYHALGLKIVNDTVYVLGRDQITRLHDLNKDGEADFYENFNNDMLITKNFHEFALDLHTDAKGNFYFAKAGPVNNGGRGFMEILPHHGTLMRVSKDGSKLDVVATGLRAPNGIGVGPNGEITSGDNEGTWTPRCRLNWIKEGGFYGVVDLAHKTPLPTDYDRPLCWFPKEVDNSSGGQVWVTSDKWGPLKGELLHTAYGTCSLYLVLKEEVNGLMQGGVVKLPLSFESGIMRARFSPKDGQLYLVGMKGWQTSAGKNGCFQRVRYTGKPLNLPRQLHAVKGGLVMEFSDALDKELANDLENYSLRQWNYVWSASYGSPEVSARSSTALKPGDKGGTEWTKEQMMIKEHDTLVIKSAKLSADGKTVFLEIPELHPAMQVHLRYNLETAEGAVLRQEIFHTIHHLGAARN; this comes from the coding sequence ATGCAGATGTACACAGATAAATTGCAAAAAATTGTCGCGTTGACATTGTTGGCCTTGTCAGCGATCCAAGTTTCAGCGGCACCAGCTCAGCCCAAGGCGGAGTATCGCGAGCATATCCCATATCTGGCGGCGACGATCTCATCGGATACGACTTCTTTAAAGGGTTTGGCCATCAAAGTGGGCACAACGAATGAGCCAGCGGCGATCTGTTTTGATACTGAACTGTTGCGTGTTTCTGCGGGATGGACGGGTGGTTTTGTGCAGGGCGTGAACATGATGTCGCGCGGGCAGTATCCGACGAATATCGGCAAGATCGTGTTCTCGAGTGATGCGATTCCGGGTTGGGTGGTGGATGGGAAATTTGGCGACCCGCGCAAAGACCCGCATGGGCCGTTGCCGAAGAGCGTAGCGCATTATCGGGGATTATATCTGAATGAATCAGTGCCGGTGATGGCTTACACCGTGGCGAATGCGGAAGTGCTGGAGCAGGTCAAAAGCACAGATAGTCTGTTCACTCGTACGCTGGAGGTATCGGCTCATACAGTTCCGTTTCATGTGTTAGTGGCGCGGGTGAAGGAGAAGCCGTCCATCACGCAGGCAGAAACGATGAAGCTGGCGGAATCAGGTTTTGATGTCTGGTGTGATGGCTTGGGTGTAGCCACGAAGTGGGAAGTGCGGGATGGTCATTTGTATCTGGTTTTGCCAGCAGCAAAAAACACACAGAATGTCTCTGTCAGTATTGGGAAAATTGAACAACGCGTGGCGGTCAAAGCCGTGACGTCCTTGAAGCCGCTGACACAGGGAGGACCTGCGCGTTGGCCGCAGACAGTCACAGTCAAAGGTCTGTCGGGCCTCAACAACAGTGCCTACACGGTGGATACTATTCCCGTCCCTTTCGAGAATTCCTATCAGGCGGACATGCTTTTGGCGGGTGTGGACTTTTTCAGTGATGGTCGCGCCGCTGTGTGTACGTTTCATGGCGATGTGTGGATCGTGTCCGGCCTGGACGACAAATTGCAGAATGTGACGTGGAAGCGTTACGCGGCGGGCATGTATCACGCACTCGGACTCAAGATCGTGAATGACACGGTGTATGTCTTAGGCCGCGATCAGATCACGCGCTTGCATGACTTGAACAAGGATGGTGAAGCGGATTTCTACGAAAACTTCAATAATGACATGCTCATCACGAAGAATTTCCATGAGTTCGCGCTCGATCTGCATACGGATGCGAAGGGAAATTTTTATTTCGCGAAAGCAGGTCCGGTGAACAATGGTGGACGCGGTTTCATGGAGATTTTGCCGCATCACGGCACGTTAATGCGTGTCTCGAAGGACGGTAGTAAATTGGATGTCGTCGCGACTGGTCTGCGTGCGCCTAATGGCATCGGCGTGGGACCGAATGGTGAGATCACCAGTGGCGATAACGAAGGTACCTGGACGCCGCGTTGCCGGTTGAACTGGATCAAGGAAGGCGGCTTCTACGGCGTGGTGGATCTGGCGCACAAGACGCCGTTGCCGACCGATTATGACCGTCCATTATGCTGGTTCCCGAAAGAAGTGGATAACTCCAGCGGCGGTCAGGTGTGGGTGACGAGTGATAAATGGGGACCGCTGAAGGGCGAGTTGCTGCACACAGCTTACGGCACTTGCTCGCTTTATCTCGTCTTGAAGGAAGAGGTGAACGGACTGATGCAGGGCGGGGTGGTGAAGCTGCCGTTGAGCTTTGAAAGCGGAATCATGCGGGCGCGATTCAGCCCCAAGGATGGGCAGCTTTATCTCGTGGGCATGAAGGGCTGGCAGACGAGCGCGGGCAAGAACGGTTGTTTTCAACGCGTTCGTTACACGGGCAAACCCTTGAACCTGCCGCGCCAGTTGCATGCGGTTAAAGGTGGACTGGTGATGGAGTTCAGTGACGCACTGGATAAAGAACTGGCCAACGACCTGGAAAACTATTCGCTCCGGCAGTGGAATTACGTGTGGTCAGCATCGTATGGTTCGCCTGAGGTTTCAGCGAGGAGCAGCACGGCTTTGAAGCCGGGTGACAAGGGTGGCACGGAATGGACGAAAGAGCAGATGATGATCAAAGAGCATGACACTCTCGTGATCAAATCGGCCAAGCTCTCCGCCGATGGCAAGACAGTGTTTTTGGAGATACCGGAATTGCATCCAGCCATGCAGGTGCATCTGCGCTACAATCTGGAGACGGCAGAAGGAGCCGTGCTAAGACAGGAGATTTTCCACACAATCCATCACTTGGGGGCGGCAAGAAATTAA
- a CDS encoding alkaline phosphatase family protein translates to MRHILLAIALTVLGGFQVSAAELKTKNVIYITLDGLRWQEVFTGAEEQLLTKENGGVRDTNAVRQAYWRETPEARREALMPFLWGVVAKQGQLLGNTNKGSAVRVTNGMNFSYPGYNELLCGFPDRRINSNAKRLNPNVTMLEWLNGKPEFKGKVVAFTCWDVFPYIINVERSGLPVYGDVESFQKLPAGGNNDVLKQLASDTVPVFKGVLPDSFVYHAAVENLKTQKPRLMYLSFGDTDDWAHEGRYDLVLESARLADGMIRKLWETIQSLPEYKDKTTIVIATDHGRGGGKSDWKNHGAATIGADHIWLGALGPDTPPLGERTNISNVGQNQIAATVAAFLGKDYCAEVPQAGRVVEELIKRK, encoded by the coding sequence ATGCGACATATATTGCTGGCGATTGCTTTGACGGTTTTGGGAGGTTTTCAGGTTTCGGCGGCTGAACTTAAGACCAAGAATGTGATCTATATCACGTTGGATGGATTGCGCTGGCAGGAGGTGTTCACGGGAGCGGAAGAGCAGTTGCTGACGAAGGAGAATGGCGGAGTGCGGGACACGAATGCGGTGCGACAGGCGTATTGGCGGGAGACGCCGGAAGCGCGGCGCGAGGCGTTGATGCCGTTTCTCTGGGGCGTGGTGGCCAAGCAGGGACAATTGCTCGGCAATACGAACAAGGGCAGTGCGGTGCGGGTGACGAATGGGATGAATTTCTCGTATCCGGGTTACAACGAGTTGCTATGCGGGTTTCCTGATCGACGGATCAACAGCAATGCGAAGCGGCTGAATCCGAATGTGACGATGCTGGAATGGCTGAACGGCAAGCCGGAGTTCAAGGGCAAGGTGGTGGCGTTCACGTGCTGGGATGTGTTCCCATATATCATCAATGTGGAGCGGAGCGGATTGCCGGTGTATGGGGATGTCGAATCGTTTCAGAAACTACCAGCCGGTGGAAATAATGATGTGTTGAAGCAGTTGGCGAGCGATACTGTGCCAGTGTTCAAGGGCGTGTTGCCGGATTCATTTGTGTATCACGCAGCGGTGGAGAACCTCAAGACGCAGAAGCCACGGCTGATGTATCTTTCATTTGGCGATACGGATGATTGGGCGCATGAGGGGCGGTATGATCTGGTGCTGGAATCGGCGCGGCTGGCAGATGGGATGATCCGCAAGTTGTGGGAGACAATCCAATCGCTGCCGGAGTATAAGGACAAGACGACGATTGTGATTGCGACGGATCATGGTCGTGGTGGCGGGAAGAGTGATTGGAAGAATCATGGCGCGGCGACGATCGGGGCGGATCATATCTGGCTGGGAGCTCTCGGGCCGGATACGCCGCCATTGGGTGAGCGGACGAATATCAGCAATGTAGGGCAGAACCAGATCGCGGCGACGGTAGCGGCGTTCTTGGGGAAGGATTATTGCGCAGAGGTGCCGCAGGCGGGTCGGGTAGTCGAAGAACTGATTAAGCGGAAATAG
- the fmt gene encoding methionyl-tRNA formyltransferase, producing the protein MSTRYRIIFMGTAELACASLKALHESPLFEVVLVVTQPDKPKGRDLKLQPTPVKAAAMELGLPVEQPLKARAAEFVEHLKTFAPDLIVVAAYGQLLPQSILDLPKYGCLNVHTSILPKYRGAAPIQWAIIDGGAETGVTIMKMDAGLDTGDIVTISKTPIAPEDNTATLHDRLAIIGAKALIETIPGYINGDIKPQPQPPEGSTYARKITKDDGRMDWAQPARVLFNRIRGLTPWPGAFTFLSPENKLRLLKIWQTELVVDVSGQPGKVLQADKTGIVVACGEGALRITSLQREGGRRMTAAEFSAGQAVKVGDVFYGE; encoded by the coding sequence ATGAGTACGCGTTATCGCATCATTTTCATGGGCACGGCGGAGCTGGCATGCGCCAGCTTGAAGGCATTGCATGAGTCGCCGTTGTTTGAGGTCGTCTTGGTGGTAACCCAACCCGACAAGCCAAAGGGGCGCGATCTTAAGCTGCAACCCACGCCGGTTAAGGCTGCGGCAATGGAGTTGGGGCTGCCAGTGGAGCAACCACTGAAGGCGCGGGCGGCGGAGTTCGTTGAGCATCTCAAGACATTTGCGCCCGATCTTATCGTGGTGGCGGCGTATGGGCAGTTACTGCCGCAGAGCATTTTGGATCTGCCGAAGTATGGGTGCCTGAATGTTCACACCTCCATCCTGCCGAAGTATCGTGGTGCGGCGCCGATCCAGTGGGCCATCATCGATGGGGGAGCGGAAACAGGCGTGACGATCATGAAGATGGATGCAGGATTGGATACGGGCGACATCGTGACCATCTCCAAAACGCCGATCGCGCCGGAAGATAATACAGCCACCTTGCATGACCGGCTGGCGATTATAGGCGCGAAGGCGCTGATTGAGACGATTCCCGGCTACATCAATGGTGACATCAAGCCGCAGCCGCAACCGCCGGAAGGCAGCACTTATGCGCGGAAGATCACGAAAGATGATGGGCGCATGGATTGGGCGCAACCCGCGCGCGTGCTGTTCAACCGCATCCGTGGGCTCACGCCGTGGCCGGGGGCATTCACGTTTTTATCGCCAGAGAACAAACTGCGCCTGCTGAAGATTTGGCAGACGGAATTGGTCGTGGATGTGAGTGGTCAGCCGGGCAAGGTGTTGCAGGCGGACAAGACGGGAATCGTTGTTGCGTGTGGAGAAGGGGCGCTACGCATCACGTCATTGCAACGCGAAGGAGGACGCCGGATGACGGCGGCTGAGTTTTCAGCGGGGCAGGCAGTCAAAGTTGGGGATGTTTTTTACGGGGAATGA
- a CDS encoding NAD(P)H-hydrate dehydratase yields MGIPVITVEQMRRWEAASWEAGRREEEVIAQVGKLLARRVMELTKPGDAVFILAGKGNNGADARAVEPHLIERRVWVLKVVEPLRALDKIKELLKRGPALVIDGLFGIGLNRDLTPDWCAVIDAVNESGCRVLSVDTPSGLDAQTGEVRGAAVRAGWTMTLGAPKVGLIEGKAAPYVGRLEVVPEIGLVGCEEASDLEWITKEGFSGFPPKRPVEGHKGTFGHVTVLGGSLGYHGAAVLAARAAQRAMPGLVTLCVPESVYVTVASQLQSVMVHPWRAGWTLPASNTAVVIGPGMVTEGVPEELREFAIDIWRTSKCPVIVDASALGWLPTGPVDGEATRVITPHPGEAARMLNWTTGQVQGKRGEALKELSARWGRAWVVLKGRHTLVGRAAGKVLVNGSGNVGLAQGGSGDVLAGYLGGLLAQPKLQEDVLKTISYGVWQHGAAADALAEERKIWSVEEVLPWMGAI; encoded by the coding sequence ATGGGAATACCGGTCATAACGGTGGAGCAGATGAGGCGATGGGAGGCGGCGTCTTGGGAAGCGGGACGTCGAGAGGAGGAGGTCATCGCGCAGGTGGGAAAACTGCTGGCGCGTCGCGTGATGGAGCTGACGAAGCCGGGGGATGCGGTTTTTATTTTGGCGGGCAAGGGGAACAATGGGGCGGATGCTCGTGCGGTGGAACCGCATTTGATCGAGCGTCGGGTGTGGGTGTTGAAGGTGGTGGAGCCTTTACGAGCCTTGGACAAGATCAAGGAGTTGCTGAAGCGCGGACCGGCGCTAGTGATCGATGGGCTTTTTGGCATCGGATTGAATCGCGATCTTACGCCGGATTGGTGTGCGGTGATCGATGCGGTGAATGAATCCGGGTGTCGGGTGCTCTCGGTGGATACGCCATCGGGTCTAGATGCGCAGACGGGTGAGGTACGGGGAGCGGCGGTGAGAGCAGGTTGGACGATGACTTTGGGGGCACCGAAGGTGGGGTTGATCGAGGGGAAGGCGGCACCCTATGTGGGGCGGTTGGAGGTGGTGCCGGAGATCGGGTTGGTGGGGTGCGAAGAGGCGAGTGATTTGGAATGGATCACGAAGGAAGGTTTTTCAGGGTTTCCGCCGAAGCGTCCGGTGGAGGGACATAAGGGGACGTTCGGGCATGTGACGGTGTTGGGTGGGAGCTTGGGCTATCATGGAGCAGCGGTGCTGGCGGCGAGGGCGGCGCAACGTGCGATGCCCGGGTTGGTGACTTTGTGCGTGCCAGAGAGTGTGTATGTGACGGTGGCTTCGCAATTGCAGAGTGTGATGGTGCATCCGTGGCGGGCAGGGTGGACTCTGCCAGCTAGTAATACTGCGGTGGTGATTGGGCCGGGGATGGTGACGGAGGGGGTGCCGGAGGAGTTGCGGGAGTTTGCAATAGATATCTGGCGGACGTCTAAGTGCCCGGTGATTGTGGATGCGAGTGCTTTGGGGTGGTTGCCAACCGGTCCGGTGGATGGAGAGGCGACGCGGGTGATCACGCCGCATCCGGGTGAAGCCGCGAGGATGTTGAACTGGACGACGGGACAGGTGCAGGGGAAGCGAGGTGAGGCGTTGAAGGAGCTTTCGGCAAGGTGGGGAAGGGCATGGGTGGTGTTGAAGGGGCGACATACGCTGGTGGGGCGTGCGGCGGGAAAGGTTTTGGTGAACGGCTCGGGGAATGTGGGGCTGGCACAGGGCGGGAGCGGGGATGTTTTGGCCGGATATCTGGGGGGATTGCTGGCGCAGCCGAAATTACAGGAGGATGTCTTGAAAACTATTTCATACGGGGTTTGGCAGCATGGGGCGGCGGCGGATGCGCTGGCGGAGGAGAGGAAGATATGGAGTGTGGAGGAGGTATTGCCATGGATGGGCGCAATTTAA
- a CDS encoding MFS transporter — MKKPSLLVIFLTVFIDLIGFGVILPLLPLYSDKLGAHGLVIGLIFSSYSFMQFLFAPSWGRLSDRIGRRPVLLVSTFGSAASYAIFAVGSGMEGNAALWVIALSRLFAGVCGANISVAQAYIADITPPEDRSKRMGLIGMAFGLGFVLGPALGAFSLASFGVSGPGWVASALCFGNFLMALARLPESRKPDSEAAPQRPRWAQWLHTMNQPKVGMLIWLFFLATFAFTCFETTLGLLISKTFNFNVGNPDDEKKIGYLFAYCGIIGAMVQGGGIGRAVKKMGEPLLVTVSMVLTALSLIMLPLVKTWPLMLFALALLAIGSSLARAPIFGLISRLTSANEQGATLGVAQSFGSLARIVGPIFAAGLFHYGPAIPYLSCAFIALIAGLIAWKKLHGTVPLPEAMPTKV; from the coding sequence ATGAAGAAGCCGTCTTTGCTGGTCATCTTTTTGACCGTTTTTATCGACCTCATCGGGTTTGGTGTGATCCTGCCGTTGTTGCCGCTGTATAGCGACAAATTAGGGGCGCATGGGCTCGTCATCGGTCTGATTTTTTCCTCCTACTCGTTCATGCAGTTCCTGTTCGCGCCTTCTTGGGGAAGGTTGTCGGACCGGATCGGGCGTCGGCCAGTTTTGCTGGTCAGTACTTTTGGTTCGGCTGCTTCTTACGCGATCTTTGCGGTCGGCTCGGGGATGGAAGGAAATGCAGCGTTGTGGGTGATCGCCCTGTCCCGTTTGTTTGCAGGCGTTTGTGGGGCGAACATTTCGGTGGCCCAAGCGTATATCGCCGACATCACTCCACCTGAAGATCGCTCGAAGCGGATGGGACTTATCGGCATGGCGTTCGGACTTGGCTTTGTGCTGGGACCGGCGCTGGGCGCATTCAGCCTGGCGAGCTTTGGTGTTTCGGGGCCAGGATGGGTGGCATCGGCTCTTTGCTTCGGCAATTTTCTGATGGCCTTGGCGCGTTTGCCGGAAAGCCGGAAACCGGACAGTGAGGCCGCTCCGCAACGCCCACGTTGGGCCCAGTGGTTGCATACCATGAATCAGCCCAAGGTGGGCATGCTCATCTGGCTGTTCTTCCTCGCGACGTTCGCCTTCACTTGTTTTGAAACGACCTTGGGATTGCTCATCAGCAAGACGTTCAATTTCAACGTGGGCAATCCGGATGACGAGAAGAAGATCGGCTACCTCTTTGCTTATTGCGGCATCATCGGTGCGATGGTGCAAGGCGGGGGCATCGGCCGGGCGGTGAAGAAAATGGGTGAGCCGCTGCTGGTGACGGTGAGCATGGTGCTGACCGCGTTGAGCCTGATAATGCTGCCGTTGGTGAAGACTTGGCCGCTGATGCTGTTCGCACTGGCGTTGTTGGCGATCGGTTCCAGCTTGGCCCGGGCGCCGATCTTCGGCCTGATCTCACGGCTGACTTCGGCGAATGAGCAAGGGGCGACGCTAGGTGTGGCGCAGAGCTTTGGCAGTCTGGCGCGCATTGTGGGGCCTATCTTCGCGGCGGGCCTGTTTCATTATGGTCCGGCCATTCCTTATCTGTCCTGCGCGTTCATCGCTTTGATTGCGGGATTGATCGCCTGGAAGAAGTTGCACGGCACTGTGCCCCTTCCTGAAGCGATGCCAACGAAGGTTTGA